A stretch of the Marinobacter sp. JH2 genome encodes the following:
- the proB gene encoding glutamate 5-kinase, with product MSERIQLKKARRLVVKIGSALLTDDGKGLDVTALGHWVDQIAALIRSGVEVVVVSSGSVAEGMSRLGWSARPQHLHELQAAAAVGQMGLVQTWEAQFKRHGIHTAQILLTHDDLSDRKRYLNGRSTLRTLLDYGVVPIVNENDTVVTDEIRFGDNDTLGALVANLVEADGLIILTDQLGLFTKDPRKHEDAELVTERKAEDPDLDAMAGGGAGALGRGGMLTKLRASRLAARSGAFTVIVGGRIENAIDRLRQGDVIGTLLLPEHGRLAARKQWIASHLQTRGTLVLDDGAVKVLRQGGRSLLSVGVKAVSGKFRRGEMVMCVDLAGREIARGLVNYDADEAGVIAGHSSDRITELLGYVSDEEMIHRDNLVVV from the coding sequence ATGAGTGAACGCATCCAGCTAAAGAAAGCCCGCCGATTGGTGGTGAAAATTGGCAGTGCTTTGCTGACCGATGATGGTAAAGGGCTGGATGTGACCGCGCTGGGTCATTGGGTTGATCAGATTGCCGCGCTGATACGCAGTGGCGTTGAAGTTGTGGTTGTGTCTTCAGGATCTGTGGCAGAGGGTATGAGTCGACTGGGCTGGAGTGCGCGGCCGCAACATTTGCACGAACTTCAGGCAGCTGCTGCGGTGGGGCAAATGGGGTTGGTGCAAACCTGGGAGGCTCAGTTCAAGCGTCACGGTATTCATACTGCGCAAATTCTTCTGACTCACGATGATCTTTCCGATCGAAAACGTTACCTGAACGGACGTAGTACGCTGCGAACGCTTCTGGATTACGGAGTGGTGCCGATCGTTAACGAAAACGATACCGTGGTCACCGATGAGATCCGTTTTGGTGATAACGACACGCTGGGAGCGTTGGTTGCGAATCTGGTCGAGGCGGATGGCCTGATTATTCTTACTGATCAGTTGGGCTTGTTCACCAAAGATCCGCGTAAGCACGAAGATGCTGAGCTGGTCACTGAGCGTAAGGCGGAAGATCCAGATCTGGATGCGATGGCCGGTGGCGGTGCTGGAGCGTTGGGGCGTGGTGGCATGCTAACCAAGTTGCGGGCGTCTCGGTTGGCCGCTCGTTCAGGTGCATTTACTGTGATTGTGGGTGGTCGCATCGAGAATGCGATTGATCGATTGCGGCAAGGAGATGTCATTGGCACCTTGCTGCTGCCGGAGCACGGCAGGTTGGCGGCTCGGAAGCAGTGGATTGCCAGTCATTTGCAGACTCGTGGCACGCTGGTTTTGGATGATGGGGCGGTAAAGGTGTTGCGCCAGGGTGGGCGTAGCTTGCTATCGGTTGGTGTGAAGGCCGTCAGCGGAAAGTTTCGCCGCGGTGAAATGGTTATGTGCGTAGATTTGGCCGGGCGTGAGATTGCCCGTGGGTTGGTCAACTACGATGCGGATGAGGCGGGTGTTATTGCCGGCCATTCCAGTGATCGCATTACTGAGTTATTGGGGTATGTGTCCGATGAAGAGATGATTCATCGAGACAACCTGGTGGTTGTATAG
- the obgE gene encoding GTPase ObgE: protein MKFVDEATIIVEAGKGGHGCLSFRREKYVPKGGPDGGDGGDGGSVYLVADGNLNTLIDYRFQRKHKAQNGQPGSGRNCTGIKGDDLELPVPVGTTVVDMDTHEVLGDLTKEGQRLKVAQGGFHGLGNTRFKSSINRAPRQTSKGSEGEARNLRLELKVLADVGLLGMPNAGKSTFIRSVSAAQPKVADYPFTTLVPNLGVVSVQAHQSFVIADIPGLIEGAAEGAGLGIRFLKHLVRTRLLLHLVDVAPYDGSSPVEAVKAIAYELEKFSETLANRPRWLVLNKVDMVPEEDREAHCQAIIDELAWDGPVFVVSALTGEGTKPLVQAVMRWIEEQAEEEAENPEIAEKEAARRRQMDEEARAKIEADRNARRASREEGDEDDFDDDDDDVEVVYAPE, encoded by the coding sequence ATGAAATTTGTAGACGAAGCCACCATCATTGTTGAAGCGGGAAAGGGCGGCCATGGTTGCCTGAGTTTTCGGCGTGAAAAATACGTACCCAAGGGTGGTCCCGACGGCGGTGACGGCGGGGATGGCGGTTCCGTCTATCTGGTAGCGGACGGTAATCTGAATACCCTGATCGACTATCGCTTCCAGCGCAAACACAAAGCGCAGAACGGTCAGCCAGGTTCGGGTCGAAACTGTACCGGTATCAAAGGTGATGATCTTGAGTTGCCAGTACCTGTTGGTACCACGGTGGTGGATATGGACACCCATGAGGTTTTGGGTGATCTGACCAAAGAAGGGCAGCGTCTGAAAGTGGCTCAAGGCGGTTTTCATGGTCTTGGGAACACCCGTTTTAAATCATCAATCAATCGGGCTCCGCGTCAAACCAGTAAAGGGTCTGAAGGCGAAGCTCGAAATTTGCGCCTGGAGCTGAAAGTTCTGGCGGATGTTGGGTTGCTGGGTATGCCCAATGCCGGTAAATCTACGTTTATCCGTTCCGTGTCTGCGGCGCAGCCAAAAGTGGCGGACTATCCCTTTACCACGTTGGTTCCGAATTTGGGCGTGGTCAGTGTGCAGGCGCACCAAAGCTTTGTAATCGCGGATATTCCGGGGCTGATTGAGGGAGCGGCAGAAGGTGCTGGCTTAGGCATTCGCTTCCTGAAGCACTTGGTTCGCACCCGTTTGTTGTTGCACCTGGTCGATGTGGCGCCCTATGACGGCTCGTCTCCTGTGGAAGCCGTTAAAGCGATTGCGTACGAATTGGAAAAGTTCAGTGAAACCCTGGCAAATCGTCCGCGTTGGCTGGTGCTTAATAAAGTTGACATGGTGCCGGAGGAAGACCGAGAGGCGCATTGTCAGGCGATCATCGATGAGCTCGCTTGGGATGGTCCGGTTTTTGTTGTGTCCGCACTTACCGGCGAAGGTACTAAGCCGTTGGTTCAGGCCGTAATGCGTTGGATCGAAGAGCAGGCCGAAGAAGAGGCTGAAAATCCTGAGATTGCCGAGAAGGAAGCTGCTCGTCGTCGCCAGATGGATGAAGAGGCGCGCGCCAAAATTGAGGCGGACCGCAATGCTCGTCGAGCTTCTCGTGAAGAAGGCGACGAGGACGACTTTGACGACGACGATGATGATGTCGAAGTCGTTTACGCGCCCGAATAA
- the rpmA gene encoding 50S ribosomal protein L27, translating into MAHKKAAGSTRNGRDSESKRLGVKRYGGETVSAGSIIVRQRGTRFHAGNNVGLGKDHTLFAKAEGQVKFEVKGPQNRKFVSIVPAA; encoded by the coding sequence ATGGCTCATAAAAAAGCAGCAGGTAGTACCCGTAACGGTCGCGATTCCGAGTCGAAACGACTTGGTGTTAAGCGCTACGGCGGCGAGACTGTATCTGCAGGTAGCATCATCGTTCGTCAGCGCGGCACTCGTTTTCACGCTGGCAACAACGTAGGCCTTGGCAAGGACCACACCCTTTTCGCGAAAGCGGAAGGTCAGGTGAAGTTCGAAGTTAAAGGCCCGCAGAACCGTAAGTTCGTGAGCATCGTTCCGGCTGCGTAA
- the rpsT gene encoding 30S ribosomal protein S20, whose translation MANSPQAKKRARQNEKNRKHNASLRSMARTYMKKVEAKIKAGNYEEAQAAMKEAQPVLDSMVNKGIFAKNKVARHKSRVNTRIKALKAA comes from the coding sequence GTGGCAAATTCCCCGCAAGCCAAAAAGCGCGCTCGTCAAAACGAGAAAAACCGCAAGCACAACGCTAGCCTGCGTTCTATGGCACGTACCTACATGAAAAAGGTTGAAGCCAAGATCAAGGCCGGCAACTACGAAGAAGCCCAAGCAGCCATGAAAGAAGCCCAGCCCGTTCTGGACAGCATGGTCAACAAAGGCATCTTCGCCAAGAACAAAGTTGCTCGTCATAAGAGCCGTGTGAACACAAGAATCAAGGCTCTGAAAGCAGCCTAA